A segment of the Anthonomus grandis grandis chromosome 11, icAntGran1.3, whole genome shotgun sequence genome:
ACCGAAGACGAAGACTCCTGGATGGGAAGTCTGATCAATATCGGGGCCATCTTGGGGGCCCTCCCGGCCGGCCTCGTTGCCGACCGATATGGCCGAAAAAAGACTTTGATAGCAGTGGCGGTGCCCCATATAACGGCATATCTGATCTACGCCTTCGCCACCAACGTTTACATGTTCTACGCGGGGCGGCTCGTCAACGGGGTTTCCGTGGGGGTGGGTTACGCCATTCTGCCCATGTACATCGCGGAAGTGTCCGAGGATTCTCAACGGTCCACCCTGTCTTCCACGTTGAATATTTTTTGGTCGGTGGGGAATTTCGTGCCTTACGCCGTCGGGCCTTATTTGTCCGTCAGGTGGTTCAATTTGGTTTTGATCGTGTTCCCGGTGAGTTTCATGGTGCTTTTTATGTTTCTCGGGTATGAAACGCCTCACTTTTTAGTACACAAGGGGCGAGAAGTGGAGGCCGTCGCGGTACTAACGAAACTTAGAAAGATAAGCGTAGGCTCGTCTAAAAAGGAAGTTAAAGCGTTACAAGTGGCTTTTAGCGAGCACCAAGATGGCCAATGGTCAGATATAGTTCGTGATAAAACCCTTAGGAAGGCCCTCATTATTTCGGTATCTCTGGTGGTTTTACAGCAGTTCTCCGGGATCAACGCGGTCCTTTACTACTTACAGCCGATTTTTGAAGCTTCTGGTACCCAGCTATCAGTTCCGATGTGCTCGAACATATTCGGTTTTTGTTTGTTGCTCTTCAGTTTCTTTACTGCGCTTATTGTGAAGCATACGGGGGTCAAATGGCTTATGGGAGTATCGGCGTTTGGTTCTGGACTATCCTTGAGTCTGCTCGGCgcatttttctatattaaagATTGCACCAATATGGGCACCGAAAGCATTTTCTGGCTCCCCATAGCCGGTTTAATTGGCTACATATTCTTTTATGTTATCGGTTTTGGGTCGTTGCCATGGACCATCAGTTCCGAACTATTTCCTAATAGTGTCAAGGCGATTTCTGCCGCAGCAGTTGCGGCCTCTTGCTATTTGTCCGCATTTATTGTTacgaagttttttaattatttgaatggTTCCGTGCATAGGGCCGGTACTTTTTGGTTGTTCTCTGGGTTATCGTGGGTGGCACTGCTTGTTACTGTTGTCTGGGTCCCAGAGACCAAAGGCAAGAGTTTCCAGGAAATACAGGATATGTTAAAGAAGTGACAGAGTTTTTATTATAGTATGCTTTACTGTGCATTACTAAAATGGCTGTgaattgtattatatttttgttcatagaatggcaatttttattttgtaataaacttTGCTATTAATAAAGTGATTTCTTGTGTTTCCttacccaagcaacacacgatagataaataaacgttttttttttgtttacattaggggtacattttttattgtattgaacATAGTTTGCTGGGAAAAtgtaattgcctggaagtagtttttaatgtaattaattaaacaataaataaggATTAAAGTAAAACATGTGAACTATCGagttttactaaattaaatgttggaaCTGCTAGTATAGAATAGTTAATTTTCCAAGTGCTAGtattaggattttcttcaatttaatttaaaatagcttcTTAAATTTGATCTACATGTACAGCCGCTCCATGACAATGTGTTAATTTAatgcaattaaatttattgtttattagaaCCTCATAATAATAATTGCTGTTATATGACTGTTACACGAAaatacattataattatattataggaAAATCAGAGGGACTAAAATATCACACATGTCTTTGAACGTTAAAAAACACTTTCCGTAGGCGgaaaataaccaaaaactatagtGCCATGTCTCACGTGAATTCTAATCGATCCGTAACGTTTCATAACATTCAAAGAAGCGTTGCGACCTGTAGCGAATTCCCATTGAAAAAATTTCTGAGACTTTGAAGgcgttttttttcaaaaaaaaaaagaaaaaaacgaaaatttgtttatatacatattgtagcctcatatttctagattataaaaaggtaaacttcatttattaaacttattaaacttattatataaataatcatgttgaaagttgatttttttactaatacaatACTTAACTTATTTGATCAATTAGCTCcctataaaacaattaactataAACATAGAAACCAGCCATGGTGTACTTATGCTGTTCAATGGTTTATCAAGCGAAAGGATCAGgcttataacaaatttaaaaaaaataaaacccctAAATTGGAATTactataaatacattaaaaacgaaactactagtattataaatagagaaaaaagaGCCTACCTAGAACACTTACTAGAGAATAACAATGGCAACGGAAAGATTTTATGGAAAACTCTCAagaatcttaatattttaaacaaaaagtccGGTGATACCATTCCCAACAATCTTAATAACCCGAatgaaataaacaacttttttcgttaattttctCAACTTGAACCACCAGATCCGGacttgattttattatatactaCTAGTACGGCAAAAAACTTTATTGAgcctttttcttttagattgaCGGATGAACAGGAAGTTTACACTGCCTtatcatcaataaaatcaaatgccgTTGGTCCGGATGGTCTAAACAGTGAAATGCTAAAATTATGCTGCCCTcagattctaaatattttagttaatatttataactcGTGTATTCTCGTATCTAAATTTCCAGACTCCTGGAAAATTACTAGAGTTTTTCCGTTGCCGAAAACTAAAACCGAGCCCACAAACCTTTCAGAATTAAGACCCATATCCATTTTATCACCCTgctcgaaaatatttgaaaaaatcttaaccGCTAGAATAATAGAACACCTGAATAAACACAATATCCTTCCCTTGAGACAATCGGGATTTAGAAAAGGTTACAGTTGCTGTACAGCATTGTTGGACGTGGTTGATTCAATAATGTCAAATATAGACTCTGGAAACTCATGTGTTTTGATATTGTTAGACTACACAAGAGCGTTTGATAAGGTAAACCACCAGGTTCTGTTCGCTTTGCTATTGCATATTGGATTTTCACAGAGTGCTGTCGATCTAATTAAAAGCTATTTATCTAATAGGGTTCAATATGTAGAAACTGATAAGGGATGTTCGGACAAAGGGTCGCTTCactgtggtgttccacagggctccGGGCTATCCCCGTTACTATTCTGCATATACACCTGTTATCTCACACATGCCCTTGAACACTGTATTGATTATAGTTTTGCTGatgataaacaattattatactcTGTCACACCTAATAGCATAGCACAAACTCAACTTAACataaataaagatttgaatCAACTAGTTCGAAACTCAGAAAAACAccacttaaaattaaaccctttaaaaactaaaatacctgcttttggaaaacaaaaaattgacttagaaaaccaacttaaaattaatttaaataactcagagcttacctttgaaaaaaaatctaggaaTTTGGGGGTAATTTTAGATACAGATTTAAGATTCAGCGAACATGTATCTGCGTGTGTACAGAGGGCGTATGCAAATTTAAAGCTGTTATATCCACATAGGCGTGCACTaagtcaaaaactaaaattaacattGTCAGATGCTCTTGTGTTAAGccactttaattattgtgatgcaTTGTATGGTCCATGCCTAACCAAACAGGATAGGGACAGGATACAGCGAGTTCAGAGGTCGTGTTTGCGGTTTGCATTTGGCATAAGGAAGTTTGAGCCAGTAATTCACAAACTCAAAACTTGCAATTGGTTGGATATGGAAAATCGCCGTACATTTCACTCCGCTGTCTTATTCcacagaataatatttaataaaagtccaccatatttgtacaacaaaataaagtttagaaCAGATGTTCACAACTTAAACCTAAGGTATAGGGGCTTAATATCTCCTCCTTTCCATAAGACTGCCTTGTTTGCAAGATCTTTCTCTTATAATGTTTACCTAATATACAATCATATTCCTCTCGAAATGAAAATACTCACgccaacaaaattcaaatatctatataaaaataacttgctAACACACCACTaagtcttgttgttttttatttatctttttttttcatacggtATAGTGTACTTGTGTTTTGGGTAGGTACAAACGTCTACTATAAGTATAAGAACTAGGAACTATTAGAATGTTTTAGGTAAAAACAGTGTTGTAATTTACTTGTgttgaaattataaaactacATACTACTTATGATTTGCTATTGTGCTAACATTGaatctatatattaatttaatattctttgttgTTAGTTACAGTTACAAAATTTTCACGGAGTTTATTCAATATCAGTTTTACTGCCTTAAACTCCATTTTGCAGTAATACATTTATCATGTATGAAGAATGTAAACCAATAATGCATTGTAAACTTGTACTATTActggcaaataaatttatttattattattattattattattattatttctctaCCCTAAATACcaacaaagttataagcacttttaTTCGGCGGGTCCGAAATTTGTGCGAAAACTCCCCCGCAGGAGAGCCCTTCCATTAGAGCTTCGCTCTGAATTTTTCTGTCGCAGGATGAGCCTGGGATGCTCCAAATATCCCGCGTATGTACtgaacaaaaaaacttaaaatttcctAATAATATGTATTACGTAAACAAAGTGCTTATTATTAGGCATTTCACCGAAGCACTTTAGGataatagataataataaagataattattaaaCGTTTATCCACTTTAGATATAATAGCGAAAACATTTAATTGCGCATAATAAAAAGAAGAACAAAAACAAtcaatttattataacaaacaaaacctttattttaaataaataaattatctacatttcattatttaaatgtcCCAATTCAGATCATCGGTTCAGATCGGCCTGAATCTGTGCCAACGATTTCCCTTTAGTTTCTAACACGTAAAACACAGTAAACACCCCCATGAGCAACGAGAACCCGGCGAAACCTAAGAAACACTGCCCCTGTCCCAACTTGTGCACGATTTGGGTGAACCAGTTCGTTATCAAAAAACTGGTGAACCAGCATACGGAAGCAGCCAAAGCTCCTGCGGGAGCTTTAATGTTAGTCGGGAAAATTTCAGCGATTATCGCCCAAGGGAGCGGTCCAATACCCACGTTATACGTTATTATATAAAGCACCAGCGATAAAATCGGCAAAAAGGACAAACTGCTGCTAACAGAGTCCGGATGGTTGCTTTT
Coding sequences within it:
- the LOC126742234 gene encoding facilitated trehalose transporter Tret1-like, whose amino-acid sequence is MFRISTTVITVLVADLLASSGDITSTWTSPMYPKLYSNDTTVNPLGRPITEDEDSWMGSLINIGAILGALPAGLVADRYGRKKTLIAVAVPHITAYLIYAFATNVYMFYAGRLVNGVSVGVGYAILPMYIAEVSEDSQRSTLSSTLNIFWSVGNFVPYAVGPYLSVRWFNLVLIVFPVSFMVLFMFLGYETPHFLVHKGREVEAVAVLTKLRKISVGSSKKEVKALQVAFSEHQDGQWSDIVRDKTLRKALIISVSLVVLQQFSGINAVLYYLQPIFEASGTQLSVPMCSNIFGFCLLLFSFFTALIVKHTGVKWLMGVSAFGSGLSLSLLGAFFYIKDCTNMGTESIFWLPIAGLIGYIFFYVIGFGSLPWTISSELFPNSVKAISAAAVAASCYLSAFIVTKFFNYLNGSVHRAGTFWLFSGLSWVALLVTVVWVPETKGKSFQEIQDMLKK